CGGGCAGCAGAAGTACTCAAAGGGAAGGTGATGAGGACTCGGTTGCGAAGTTACGTAGCTCAAGGCtcgaaaaacaagtttttcgcTGCTTTGACGTGTTGCAGCGGGGGTTGCGGAATGCAATATACTACGTTTGGGGTGAAGATCGCGTTATTTGGAGCCGTTCTTTGTGTCGTTTGCTCACAAGCTAAACACACAACAGGAACCAGAACAACGCAACGAAACGAGGAACAATTGTTTCTCTTCTTGGCAAAATAGTAATGCACTTTTTCACGAAACACAAAGGGTATCGATATTCATGTTGCGGTTTTCAGGCTACCCCGTCGTCAGCCGAATCCTCGTACTTAATGGCGCAATGTGCAATCGCGTTTTATTGATGTACACTGCCGGACAGTCGATTGTGAAAATGATTTACAAAAGGAAACAATGGTTGACAGTAGTACGATTGATTGAGCTAGACGCAGGTGCGAGTTGAACCCACGGCGGCAGATTAGTTTTTCGCAAATAGACACCgaacacacaacaaaaacataaactacGCCTTAAAAAACGATGGCACATGCATATGGTGCACTGCAAGAATCgtaggaaatatttttcaatcaccAATGCACCATCGCAGTCGCGGTTTTCTGACAACTGCTAACCGTTTTGCGACTGACATCCGTCATCGAAGGTTGTAGAACAGATGACGCTGTATACCAGATCGTAAGGTGCTTATAAGCTAGGTAAGATAAAGGGTTGTAGAACAGAATGGCgtatgaaaatttcaaatatttcattaTGTATTGTTTATACAGTTTACTAccgtttaaaaaacaaactttgttCATCAATTAGAGTAATTTACCGAGCCATATGATAACCGACTATGCGAAATATGAAATCAATAGCATGAATTCCTGTCTACGGTTATCTCTACGGATCTGATCCAGAGTTATTATCAGGATTTTATACTGGTTATTGAAAATATCAATGATGTTTATCTCGACTGTGCTGTGGAGGCTTCTTTTCGGATTTGGTGTTCTAAATATTGCAGAATGATTGTAAAACTTTGAGTATATTGTCAAAAATacgtatatttttaattagcaTACTAAACAAAATTGCGGTTTTATATGCAAAATTATTCTGTTATGACGGCCCGAGTATACAGTAAATAAATGtcttttaaaaaacatttcctaACAAAGCTGCATCATGAGGCAGAGATATATCCATGTGCACTTTCAGCAGCCAACCATTTCGTTAATTTGGAATGTTCCTAATGCCTGCCTGCTGGAAAAAGTTTCACCTTCACACAGGGTGCCGTTTGCTTTGGCGCATGCTTCCATCTCGAAACAAGCATCATAAGTTGCCTATCAATAATCTGTTGTATGATAACCAAATAGTGTTTTCAAACTGCTTTGGAGTTTCCCCGGCGACTACCTCGTCTGCATGAAAATGCCCCTAAAACTGATTTTTCTTGCGTTTTTCAACGCGCTTTTGGTGGTGCAGATCTTGTACATACTTAAAGTAGGTGAATAGTTCGTCAAACTTTACTTTGCTCTGACTTTCGTTGGTAGACTTCGAGCTGCTCCGCAGGCATGTGGAATAAGACAGATGATGACAAAATAGGGATTAATAGTTTGTCCAGATGAGttgacagagaaaaaaaacttacatTTTATTCGGCTGTCCCCAATAGTTGGGTACGCATTGAAGCCGATTGTTCAACAGATGAAACGCTTCCGTTTGAGGCAGCAACATCAGGATACCGTACAGTGCCCGCGATAGATGCTGGGCGTTTGCATTGTCATTCGAATGTGAAATCAATGCCAACCGAAGTGCTAAAAGGgacaaaatgtaaaatgtatattgttttcattGTTGAATTCAGTTATGTATACAATTCTCCAGCCTTGCTTACATGCAAATATTGGCGATTCGATGAGCTGAACCATCTTGTCTATTTCCACCAAAAAGTCGACGGTTATTTCAATATCAGcacttgaaaagaaaatagttaGATGTTAGAATGTATATATTATATGCAAACCTGTAATTGCTGCAATCTAATAACGTTTGCCCATAGCTTGTAACCTAGacattatataaaaaaaatcgaacaacTTACAACAGAGTAACAATCTCGGACACGTGCTGGTAGCACTGAGCTAGAAGACACAGAGACAACGTCGATACTGGGCAGTGTGCCCAACATTTGTAAAGACACTCGAACAGGGAGGCAGATTTCTacgatagaaataaaaaatataagaataaaaaaatccaataGTTAATGCATGTAGTCCGATTGCTGACCTCGTTCCGTATATCGTGGAGCATGTTGCGCAGATCAAACAAATCAGACGTTGTAAGTAGAATCATGTTAAGCGTCCGCACCATGGTCGAGGCAATCTTGAGGTTGATGCGCTCCTCGAGCAAAATTTCGGCAAACGTGCGGTAAATGTATTCGGCGTTCAGTAGTCGACACAGCTGGCGAATAATCAGAGTGCCCCGCTTTTCCAGGAAGGTGTTGTTTTCGCTGAACAGATTGAGCAGTTCCACGAGAAACTGTCTGTATTGCGTTTGATCAAAGTCGTTGCCCTTTACGGTGGCCGAGTTGACAATTTCCGCCAGCACGACTATGGCCTGCAACACCACTTCATCCGAGCTGTCCGACAGACAGTCACGCAGGAGCACCGGAAACAGCTTGTTCGCATGTTCGGACATCTCGTCGTGCACTTCGGTGAACAGATGGTGCACCCACTTGAGCACGGCGATTTTCGTCGGCACGGGACTGTGTACCAAGTATTGGCGAAGCACCTCCATCACCGGGTTCAGATCGAGATAGCTAAGATTTTTCTGCTTATCCTCCTCGTTGGAAACCAACTCGAGCAGGTTTAGGTTGACGGCGTTCGCGCAGtctttgatgtttttcttcgcgtCGCTCTCAAAGGCTAGGCAGGGCAGGATGGCGGTGAAGATACCGCTAGCGAAGCTGAGTATTTCCCCACCGGACAGTTGCACAAACTCCTTGATCCACGAAATAGCGTAAAACTGGATCAGTGGGTTGCTCGACTGCGCCTGCACGATTAGCACGTTCGTCATCTTTGGAATATCAGCGGCAGCTGGATCAGCCTTGATGATCTTGAGAAACTGGGCCAGTAGTGTTTCGCACATGCGCTGAATTTCGGGCAGTGGGTCCTCCAGGATCTGGAACAGTCCGTGCAGTATCTCAGGCAGGTAGACCACCATGTTGATTTCCGGCACGGCGTTCAGCACCGAGATCCACGAAATGATAAACTGTCGTGCGAACGAACTCTTCACCATGATTCGCTCACGCACGAGCGGAATGAAGGCGTCCAGATCGAAGGTTTGGGACGATTCGTTGACAATATCCTTCAGCAACCGGTCCAGTATCTCGCTACCACTCTTGATGTTCTGGTCCGGGTCCGTCACTAGTCGGCTCAGTGCATTGAACAGACTCGGAAAGTAGGGTAGAACCGCACCGCGTGCCACCTTCACG
This region of Anopheles coustani chromosome X, idAnoCousDA_361_x.2, whole genome shotgun sequence genomic DNA includes:
- the LOC131269040 gene encoding protein VAC14 homolog, with the protein product MENAFAPISEACVKALSDKTYDKRKVAALEIEKMVTDFKAKKNMAQVKRIIDVLSKDFVRSNDSNKKKGGLIALAATSIALGKDTERFIEDIINPIMNCLIDSDMRVRFFASESLYNVVKVARGAVLPYFPSLFNALSRLVTDPDQNIKSGSEILDRLLKDIVNESSQTFDLDAFIPLVRERIMVKSSFARQFIISWISVLNAVPEINMVVYLPEILHGLFQILEDPLPEIQRMCETLLAQFLKIIKADPAAADIPKMTNVLIVQAQSSNPLIQFYAISWIKEFVQLSGGEILSFASGIFTAILPCLAFESDAKKNIKDCANAVNLNLLELVSNEEDKQKNLSYLDLNPVMEVLRQYLVHSPVPTKIAVLKWVHHLFTEVHDEMSEHANKLFPVLLRDCLSDSSDEVVLQAIVVLAEIVNSATVKGNDFDQTQYRQFLVELLNLFSENNTFLEKRGTLIIRQLCRLLNAEYIYRTFAEILLEERINLKIASTMVRTLNMILLTTSDLFDLRNMLHDIRNEKSASLFECLYKCWAHCPVSTLSLCLLAQCYQHVSEIVTLFADIEITVDFLVEIDKMVQLIESPIFASLRLALISHSNDNANAQHLSRALYGILMLLPQTEAFHLLNNRLQCVPNYWGQPNKISKSTNESQSKVKFDELFTYFKYVQDLHHQKRVEKRKKNQF